One stretch of Oncorhynchus masou masou isolate Uvic2021 unplaced genomic scaffold, UVic_Omas_1.1 unplaced_scaffold_1241, whole genome shotgun sequence DNA includes these proteins:
- the LOC135530044 gene encoding LOW QUALITY PROTEIN: transmembrane protein 121B-like (The sequence of the model RefSeq protein was modified relative to this genomic sequence to represent the inferred CDS: inserted 2 bases in 2 codons) — protein MHTMIAEIGAADNPKASSSYPHPQAAVICPDSPVSFAPDYGVGQLFIRSASSRRDTQTSAGSINPDESSIKPLVSGVSSAITDAYIMTSEEFMQTAPLFGQRSKRNVLYKILCFLILIFQGGILDFYLIIFTDLYWCSWIATDLVVISGWXIFFMKNARSKRERACGFHQRXSIFGCNLGEFTYAYLAWLIYVIACTPKIVLILETSILDLIALKVPFGVTGFKIITLLSVPLLYCLVNSITEDQNGATRHRSQSCFITTCLDLADCFTLVELFLKNEIPTVYLKYTVISVYFIALGVPVVWLYELTASEMRCRWVWARFLVGVLVNAPLLVVRCFQVYVHKMPVSVFMFKNMFFLACKCLELIEQCFTVRGVRRFGEGSNPAQFSHCVSENDMCPHGYVNTLAVTTQS, from the exons ATGCATACAATGATAGCAGAAATTGGTGCCGCCGACAATCCCAAGGCCAGCTCCAGCTATCCCCATCCCCAAGCAGCTGTGATCTGCCCGGACTCACCGGTTTCATTCGCCCCGGACTACGGAGTCGGACAGCTGTTCATACGTAGCGCCTCGTCCAGGAGGGACACACAGACGTCCGCGGGGAGCATCAACCCAGACGAGAGCTCCATCAAGCCGCTGGTATCCGGAGTATCCTCCGCTATTACAGACGCCTATATCATGACCTCTGAGGAATTCATGCAGACCGCTCCCTTGTTCGGCCAGAGGTCCAAGAGGAACGTTCTCTACAAGATCCTGTGTTTCCTCATTCTGATATTCCAAGGAGGCATTCTAGATTTCTACCTCATTATCTTCACGGATCTGTACTGGTGTTCGTGGATCGCCACGGATCTGGTGGTGATCTCTGGCT GGATCTTCTTCATGAAGAACGCCAGGAGCAAGAGAGAGCGGGCGTGTGGGTTCCACCAAA ACTCTATATTCGGCTGTAATCTCGGCGAGTTTACCTACGCCTACCTGGCCTGGTTAATCTACGTGATCGCCTGCACCCCTAAAATAGTCCTCATTCTAGAGACTTCGATATTAGATCTCATCGCGCTCAAAGTTCCGTTCGGTGTAACCGGATTTAAGATTATCACGTTGCTCTCGGTCCCGTTACTCTACTGTCTCGTCAATTCTATCACCGAGGACCAGAACGGAGCGACGCGCCACCGGTCCCAAAGCTGCTTCATAACCACCTGTCTGGACCTCGCAGACTGTTTTACCCTGGTGGAGTTGTTTCTGAAGAACGAGATACCGACGGTCTATTTAAAATACACGGTCATCTCGGTCTATTTCATCGCCCTGGGCGTCCCAGTGGTGTGGTTATACGAGTTGACAGCCTCCGAGATGCGCTGTCGCTGGGTCTGGGCTAGGTTCCTGGTCGGTGTGTTGGTCAACGCTCCACTTCTGGTGGTGCGGTGTTTCCAGGTGTATGTTCACAAGATGCCCGTCTCAGTGTTCATGTTCAAGAATATGTTCTTCCTGGCCTGTAAGTGTCTGGAGCTGATAGAACAGTGTTTCACAGTGCGGGGAGTCAGGAGGTTCGGTGAGGGAAGCAACCCGGCGCAgttctctcactgtgtctcagaGAACGATATGTGTCCCCATGGATATGTTAACACGCTGGCGGTTACCACGCAGTCATAG